A region from the Variovorax paradoxus genome encodes:
- a CDS encoding MFS transporter encodes MTSSTLPVGALPVSTDAALEKRAYAKVFWRLVPFLMLCYVVAYLDRVNVGFAKLQMGQDLGFSETVFGLGAGIFFLGYFLFEVPSNLLLNRVGARIWIARIMITWGLLSACFVFVETPASFYILRFLLGVAEAGFYPGVILYLTHWYPAHRRARIIAVFMSAIPVAGIFGNPLSGWIMDAFHGVSSMQGWQWMFIIEAVPAVLVGVMVLLYLDNGIQHARWLSSEEKSLLQREVERDQAHGAKGPHSVGAMFRDMRVWWMALIYFSFVMGQYALTFWLPTLVKATGVKGNLHIGLLSAIPFICAIVAMNLFGRSADRRQERRWHLIVPALMGAIGFTVAASYTQNTVVSLAFLSLAAAGVLTCAPLFWSLPTAFLSGTAAAAGIAVINSVGNLAGFVSPYLIGYLKDLTGSTQIGMYVLAGALVLGAIGVWLTPKQLVNR; translated from the coding sequence ATGACTTCCTCCACCCTTCCGGTTGGCGCACTGCCTGTGTCCACCGACGCCGCGCTCGAGAAGCGCGCCTACGCCAAGGTGTTCTGGCGCCTCGTGCCCTTCCTGATGCTGTGCTACGTGGTCGCATACCTCGACCGCGTGAACGTGGGCTTTGCCAAGCTGCAGATGGGGCAGGACCTGGGCTTCAGCGAAACGGTGTTCGGCCTGGGCGCGGGCATCTTCTTCCTGGGCTACTTCCTGTTCGAGGTGCCGAGCAATCTGCTGCTCAACCGGGTGGGCGCGCGCATCTGGATCGCGCGGATCATGATCACCTGGGGCCTGCTGTCGGCCTGCTTCGTGTTCGTGGAAACGCCGGCCAGCTTCTACATCCTGCGCTTCCTGCTGGGCGTGGCCGAGGCGGGCTTCTATCCCGGCGTGATCCTCTACCTCACGCACTGGTATCCGGCGCACCGGCGCGCGCGCATCATCGCGGTGTTCATGTCGGCGATTCCGGTGGCGGGCATCTTCGGCAATCCGCTGTCGGGCTGGATCATGGACGCCTTCCACGGCGTGTCGTCGATGCAGGGCTGGCAGTGGATGTTCATCATCGAAGCCGTTCCGGCCGTGCTTGTGGGGGTGATGGTGCTGCTCTACCTGGACAACGGCATCCAGCATGCGCGCTGGCTCTCGTCCGAGGAAAAAAGCCTGCTGCAGCGCGAGGTCGAGCGCGACCAGGCGCACGGCGCCAAGGGCCCGCACTCGGTGGGCGCGATGTTCCGCGACATGCGCGTGTGGTGGATGGCGCTCATCTATTTCTCCTTTGTGATGGGCCAGTACGCGCTGACCTTCTGGCTGCCCACGCTGGTCAAGGCAACGGGCGTGAAGGGCAACCTGCACATCGGCCTTTTGAGCGCCATTCCGTTCATCTGCGCGATCGTCGCGATGAACCTGTTCGGCCGCAGCGCCGACCGCCGGCAGGAGCGCCGCTGGCACCTGATCGTGCCCGCGCTGATGGGCGCGATCGGCTTCACGGTGGCTGCGTCGTACACGCAGAACACGGTCGTCTCGCTGGCGTTCCTGTCGCTCGCGGCGGCCGGCGTGCTGACCTGCGCGCCGCTCTTCTGGTCGCTGCCCACCGCCTTTCTTTCGGGCACGGCGGCGGCGGCCGGCATTGCGGTCATCAATTCGGTGGGTAATCTTGCGGGGTTCGTGAGCCCGTATCTCATCGGCTATCTCAAGGACCTGACGGGCAGCACGCAGATCGGCATGTACGTGCTGGCCGGTGCGCTGGTGCTCGGGGCCATCGGCGTGTGGCTCACGCCCAAGCAACTCGTCAACCGCTGA
- a CDS encoding FadR/GntR family transcriptional regulator, whose amino-acid sequence MTARFQSVAPTVRLADQVADALATEVRSGRLSEGDRLPTESALAEQFGVSRTVVREAVSRLKSLGLLDSRQGSGVYVRAAGVEPLRFEMPHVASREAVIQMVELRRALEAEVAALAAERRTPDDVQRIHEAIDALHAAVAAGGNGADEDVRFHRAIAEAARNPFLIGTLQYLRQFLHGATRVTRANEARRADFAREVAQEHARIVEAIEAGDALRAREAAKSHMDNAIRRIEQADPAFWQQEGAQLARPLVEGWPLGS is encoded by the coding sequence ATGACTGCACGTTTTCAATCCGTCGCTCCCACTGTTCGCCTCGCCGACCAGGTGGCCGACGCATTGGCCACCGAAGTGCGCAGCGGACGCCTGTCGGAAGGCGACCGCCTGCCGACCGAGAGCGCGCTGGCCGAGCAGTTCGGTGTGAGCCGCACGGTGGTGCGCGAGGCGGTGTCGCGGCTCAAGTCGCTGGGGCTGCTCGATTCGCGGCAGGGCAGCGGCGTGTACGTGCGCGCCGCGGGCGTGGAGCCGCTGCGCTTCGAGATGCCGCACGTGGCTTCGCGCGAAGCGGTGATCCAGATGGTCGAGCTGCGCCGCGCGCTCGAAGCCGAGGTGGCCGCGCTCGCGGCCGAGCGGCGCACGCCCGACGACGTGCAGCGCATCCACGAGGCCATCGACGCGCTGCATGCCGCCGTGGCGGCCGGTGGCAATGGCGCGGACGAAGACGTGCGCTTTCACCGCGCCATCGCCGAGGCCGCGCGCAACCCGTTCCTGATCGGCACGCTGCAGTACCTGCGGCAGTTCCTGCACGGCGCCACGCGCGTCACGCGCGCCAACGAGGCGCGCCGCGCCGACTTCGCGCGCGAGGTGGCACAGGAGCACGCGCGCATCGTCGAGGCCATCGAGGCCGGCGACGCGCTGCGGGCGCGCGAAGCGGCCAAGTCCCACATGGACAACGCGATCCGCCGCATCGAGCAGGCCGATCCCGCCTTCTGGCAGCAGGAGGGCGCGCAACTCGCGCGTCCGCTGGTCGAAGGCTGGCCGCTCGGCAGCTGA